A genomic region of Nitrospinota bacterium contains the following coding sequences:
- the nspC gene encoding carboxynorspermidine decarboxylase, whose amino-acid sequence MDREIHLNINPDDISETPCYVCEEEKLRGNLETIRRVREESGATIILALKGFSMFSVFPMLKGALLGTAASSLNEARLGFEEFGKKVHLYAPAYREDEFEEISGYSSHITFNSFGQWKKFRERLKGKDIRCGIRINPEHSEVTTGLYNPCSPYSRLGVTLANFEESELEGISGLHFHVLCENNSDALERVVDAVEKKFSHLIGKMNWVNFGGGHHITRDDYDIERLIRIVKRFRERWGVEVILEPGEAIALNAGVLVATVLDIVNNGMKIAILDTSASAHMPDVLEMPYRPRISGAGEPEVFEHLYRLGGMTCLAGDVIGDYSFPEPLKIGDKLVFGDMLHYTMVKNTTFNGVQLPSIGIWSEKEGFRIIRKFGYEDYRNRLS is encoded by the coding sequence ATGGACAGAGAAATTCATTTGAATATAAATCCTGACGACATCAGCGAAACCCCCTGCTATGTATGCGAAGAGGAGAAGCTGAGGGGCAATCTTGAAACTATACGCAGGGTAAGGGAAGAGTCCGGCGCTACGATCATTCTTGCGCTGAAAGGGTTTTCCATGTTTTCGGTCTTCCCGATGCTCAAGGGGGCGCTACTTGGAACCGCCGCCAGCTCGCTCAACGAAGCGAGGCTTGGTTTCGAGGAGTTCGGAAAAAAGGTGCACCTGTACGCTCCTGCATACAGGGAAGACGAATTCGAAGAGATATCCGGCTATTCGTCCCATATAACCTTTAATTCTTTCGGGCAGTGGAAAAAGTTCAGGGAGAGGTTAAAGGGGAAGGATATCAGGTGTGGAATTCGGATCAATCCCGAGCATTCAGAAGTTACAACCGGTTTATATAATCCATGTTCCCCATATTCAAGGCTTGGAGTAACCCTTGCCAATTTCGAGGAGTCGGAACTGGAAGGGATTAGCGGGCTTCATTTTCATGTACTGTGCGAGAACAATTCCGATGCGCTGGAGCGAGTTGTGGATGCTGTCGAAAAAAAGTTCAGTCATCTCATTGGAAAGATGAATTGGGTGAATTTCGGCGGAGGCCATCACATCACGCGCGATGACTATGACATCGAAAGGCTTATCAGGATAGTGAAGCGATTCCGCGAGCGTTGGGGGGTGGAGGTCATTCTTGAGCCGGGTGAAGCGATAGCCTTGAACGCGGGGGTCCTTGTGGCTACCGTGCTTGATATCGTGAACAACGGGATGAAGATAGCGATACTCGATACATCCGCTTCCGCGCATATGCCGGACGTTCTTGAAATGCCGTACAGGCCTAGGATCTCGGGCGCGGGCGAGCCGGAAGTGTTTGAGCATCTTTACAGGCTCGGAGGGATGACTTGTCTGGCGGGGGACGTAATAGGGGACTATTCATTTCCCGAGCCGTTAAAGATCGGGGACAAGCTTGTTTTCGGGGATATGCTTCACTACACGATGGTTAAAAACACTACGTTCAACGGAGTGCAATTGCCGTCTATCGGGATATGGTCCGAGAAGGAAGGTTTCAGGATCATAAGAAAATTCGGGTACGAGGATTACCGCAACAGGCTTTCGTAG